In one Candidatus Lernaella stagnicola genomic region, the following are encoded:
- a CDS encoding phosphate ABC transporter ATP-binding protein, with amino-acid sequence MPHISVRHLNVFYGNEHALKDVSVDIPDGNITAIIGPSGCGKTTLLKSLNRLIDLYDGTRAEGQILIDGQNILASDADVLSLRKKIGYLAQRPYPLPMSITDNITFGPRIHGMKGDDLLARLAHHMRRHELPDFDPDAALKQAQSVKRGELTLLVEFYLRLAGLWEEVKDRLTSPASRLSIGQQQRLALARTLSVEPEVILADEPTSALDPISANAIEKRFQLLKSDYSIIVVTHILRQARRIADHVLFMYLGELIEHAPAEQFFTAPQDVRTQRYISGEVLLTANGTQTPAADGDAD; translated from the coding sequence ATGCCGCACATCAGCGTCCGCCATCTCAACGTCTTTTACGGCAATGAACATGCCCTCAAGGACGTGTCCGTCGATATCCCTGACGGCAATATTACCGCCATCATCGGGCCATCGGGATGCGGCAAAACAACCTTGCTGAAAAGCTTGAACCGCCTGATCGACCTCTACGACGGCACGCGCGCCGAGGGCCAGATACTCATCGACGGCCAAAACATCCTGGCGTCCGACGCCGACGTGTTGTCGCTGCGCAAGAAAATCGGCTACCTCGCCCAGCGCCCCTACCCCCTGCCCATGTCGATTACCGACAACATCACCTTCGGGCCGCGCATCCACGGCATGAAGGGCGACGACCTCCTCGCCCGACTCGCCCACCATATGCGGCGCCACGAACTACCCGATTTTGACCCCGACGCGGCCCTGAAGCAGGCGCAATCGGTCAAGCGCGGCGAATTGACCCTGCTGGTCGAATTCTATCTGCGCCTGGCCGGTTTGTGGGAGGAAGTCAAAGATCGCCTCACCTCGCCCGCCTCGCGCCTTTCCATCGGCCAACAACAGCGCCTGGCACTCGCCCGCACGCTGTCGGTCGAACCGGAAGTCATCCTCGCCGACGAGCCCACTTCCGCCCTCGACCCGATTTCCGCCAATGCCATTGAAAAACGTTTTCAACTGCTGAAGAGCGACTATTCGATCATCGTCGTCACTCATATCCTGCGCCAGGCCCGCCGCATCGCCGATCACGTTCTGTTCATGTATTTGGGCGAACTGATCGAACATGCCCCGGCCGAGCAATTCTTCACGGCGCCGCAGGATGTCCGCACGCAGCGCTATATCTCCGGCGAAGTTCTACTTACCGCCAACGGCACCCAAACGCCGGCGGCGGACGGTGACGCCGACTAA
- a CDS encoding carboxypeptidase-like regulatory domain-containing protein — protein sequence MKSLHQRRWCLLLCLCVVGLALAACSGGGDANHDNGRSESDDDDDDHPLDGAVIESIEPDEFENLLPTIVTITANKLPETVDEIRFADTLLENFTRLSATVVVVTVPSGFIPDVYDVQVEGNQGRVVALEGVTVRDALTPFAWLTGVVRDRDGEPIEGLDVFSTAGSDSSRTGSSGLFDLLVRQGPAELHALNSDWDGVPGIPIGETTLLAETYFTDDEQFDFTLRYHYLSGHIAGDDGDDLAAAGVQIFHVAEYGVVGAATTDFSGEFDIPLYPGDYTLLAQPPEETTLAPYYLPQFRFDADDVFSAHLDEGLMLFGQITDRNGEGLHELAVTPHFVADKHVAMGSVYTDIAGEYTTFLSPGEYFVNLSDPYHACPWLPAVPNFSFDHLYLNADTERNYEFDYVDIDIAVRFAGERFTNNVRIQLRNLEDERFSVSLQYPGECDARVIAGNYDVFLSPDAGLGASATRLTGVRIDAENTYTWSLSPGARVSGVLTDQDEEPLADFNVCAFDFDGDPFALPISMCWTTTEDGGFLLDLHPGIYNLKVSREDGLEGPVVAGVYYELMDFPVTGEMNLPLSIELHTLAGQVRLAGEKAPLWRVEMNSSSRFASLITDTKGRFEIVTPADMFEFVFFPPERDLARPYYTGPQTIDGDYDIHINIPRD from the coding sequence ATGAAATCTCTACACCAAAGGCGGTGGTGTCTGCTTCTGTGCCTTTGCGTCGTCGGCTTGGCACTGGCGGCCTGCAGCGGTGGGGGTGACGCGAATCACGACAACGGGCGATCCGAGAGCGATGATGACGACGACGATCATCCGCTCGACGGTGCGGTAATCGAGAGCATCGAGCCCGACGAGTTCGAGAACCTCCTTCCCACCATCGTCACGATCACCGCGAATAAGCTGCCGGAAACCGTGGACGAAATCCGTTTCGCCGACACGCTCCTGGAGAATTTCACGCGCCTCTCGGCTACCGTGGTGGTCGTCACCGTGCCGTCGGGTTTCATTCCCGACGTGTACGACGTTCAAGTCGAAGGCAACCAGGGAAGAGTCGTAGCGCTCGAAGGCGTAACGGTGCGCGACGCCCTGACGCCCTTTGCGTGGCTGACCGGCGTGGTGCGCGACCGCGACGGCGAACCGATCGAAGGCTTGGACGTGTTTTCCACCGCCGGATCAGATAGCAGCCGCACCGGTTCCAGCGGACTTTTTGACCTGTTGGTCCGCCAAGGGCCGGCCGAATTACACGCCCTCAATTCGGATTGGGACGGCGTACCGGGTATTCCGATCGGTGAAACCACGCTGTTGGCCGAAACCTATTTCACCGACGATGAGCAATTCGATTTCACGCTGCGCTACCACTACCTCAGCGGGCACATCGCCGGCGACGACGGCGACGATCTTGCCGCCGCGGGCGTACAAATCTTCCACGTTGCCGAATACGGCGTGGTCGGCGCCGCCACGACCGACTTCTCCGGCGAGTTCGACATTCCGCTGTATCCCGGCGATTACACCCTGCTGGCGCAGCCGCCGGAGGAAACGACGCTGGCTCCCTACTACCTGCCCCAGTTCAGGTTTGACGCCGACGACGTTTTCTCCGCCCACCTCGACGAAGGCCTGATGCTCTTCGGACAGATCACCGATCGCAACGGCGAGGGTTTGCACGAACTGGCCGTCACGCCGCATTTCGTGGCCGACAAGCATGTCGCCATGGGCAGCGTGTACACGGACATTGCGGGGGAATATACGACCTTCCTTTCGCCGGGCGAATACTTCGTCAATCTCAGCGATCCGTATCATGCGTGCCCCTGGTTGCCGGCGGTGCCCAACTTCTCTTTCGATCATCTCTACCTCAACGCCGACACCGAACGAAATTACGAATTCGACTACGTCGATATTGATATCGCGGTGCGCTTCGCCGGCGAGCGATTTACGAATAATGTCCGCATTCAATTGCGTAATCTCGAAGACGAGCGTTTCAGCGTTTCGCTTCAGTACCCGGGAGAATGCGACGCCCGCGTGATTGCCGGCAATTACGATGTCTTCCTTTCGCCCGACGCCGGGCTGGGCGCGTCCGCCACGCGACTCACCGGCGTGCGTATCGATGCCGAAAACACCTACACGTGGAGTCTGAGCCCCGGCGCTCGAGTCAGCGGCGTTCTGACCGATCAGGACGAGGAACCGCTGGCCGATTTCAACGTCTGCGCGTTCGATTTCGACGGTGACCCCTTCGCGCTGCCGATCAGCATGTGTTGGACGACGACCGAGGACGGCGGGTTTCTGCTCGATCTACATCCCGGCATCTACAACCTCAAAGTGAGTCGTGAGGACGGCCTCGAAGGCCCCGTCGTCGCCGGCGTGTACTACGAATTGATGGATTTCCCCGTCACCGGCGAGATGAACCTTCCGCTTTCCATCGAACTGCACACGCTGGCCGGACAAGTGCGCCTGGCCGGCGAGAAGGCGCCGCTTTGGCGGGTGGAAATGAATTCATCGAGCCGTTTCGCTTCGCTGATCACCGACACCAAGGGCCGTTTTGAGATCGTCACGCCGGCCGACATGTTCGAGTTCGTGTTTTTCCCTCCCGAACGCGATCTCGCCCGGCCTTATTACACCGGCCCGCAAACGATTGACGGCGATTACGATATTCACATCAATATTCCGCGGGATTGA
- a CDS encoding polysaccharide pyruvyl transferase family protein, protein MAETTLGLLGLYRCGNLGDEAIWRAFVDGIRDVSPTLHLRMVTYGPGGFDAAWIPDDPVAADGVLHQLALDARHARRFDWMYWLPVGVVRFLRELAGTQALWYAGGHWIHDLSLTTLAGILAPIVWSRWRGRSAGFVNVGVGPLATAAGRRLARHGLHGVEPLVVRDEHSAKVLRGAGVRQSASVAADTAHLLDPAPPELIEEAWTQLVGSEQRPVVGLVPCAWFKLADLYRPDTRLVDTMIASLADLVRRLEAAGHAVVLLPTMLPEDEIVAHRIASRADDLPRVAPIRDWPARTLLGVIGRLRALVSFRMHPVLFANRMRTPFVALDYAPKVRSLVADLGLSRWLVPLDDNWPAAMTEKVEQLLADPDPFAGATDLEALRERARAGIIAALATLPD, encoded by the coding sequence ATGGCGGAAACCACCCTCGGCTTGCTCGGATTGTACCGCTGCGGCAACCTCGGCGATGAAGCCATCTGGCGCGCCTTCGTCGATGGCATACGCGACGTTTCACCGACGCTTCACCTGCGAATGGTCACCTACGGCCCCGGCGGTTTCGACGCCGCCTGGATCCCCGACGACCCCGTGGCTGCCGACGGCGTCCTGCATCAACTCGCCCTCGACGCCCGGCACGCGCGGCGTTTCGATTGGATGTACTGGTTGCCCGTCGGCGTCGTGCGCTTCCTGCGCGAACTGGCCGGAACGCAGGCGCTCTGGTATGCCGGTGGGCATTGGATTCACGATCTTTCCCTGACCACGCTGGCCGGAATCCTCGCCCCCATCGTGTGGTCGCGATGGCGCGGGCGCAGCGCGGGTTTCGTCAACGTCGGCGTCGGCCCCTTGGCCACGGCCGCGGGTCGCCGACTGGCGCGGCACGGCCTGCACGGCGTCGAGCCGCTCGTCGTGCGTGACGAACACTCGGCGAAAGTGCTGCGCGGCGCGGGCGTGCGTCAATCGGCCTCAGTCGCCGCCGACACGGCCCACCTGCTCGACCCCGCTCCGCCGGAACTTATCGAGGAAGCCTGGACCCAACTGGTGGGTTCCGAACAACGGCCGGTCGTAGGCCTGGTGCCCTGCGCGTGGTTCAAGCTCGCCGATTTGTACCGGCCCGACACGCGCTTGGTGGACACGATGATCGCTTCGCTGGCCGATCTGGTCCGCCGTCTGGAGGCGGCTGGTCATGCGGTTGTGCTGCTGCCCACGATGCTGCCCGAGGACGAAATCGTCGCCCACCGCATCGCCTCCCGCGCCGATGACCTGCCGCGTGTCGCGCCGATTCGCGACTGGCCCGCACGCACTTTGCTTGGTGTGATCGGTCGCTTGCGCGCGCTGGTTTCGTTCCGCATGCACCCGGTGTTGTTCGCCAACCGCATGCGCACGCCCTTTGTCGCGCTCGATTACGCGCCGAAAGTGCGCAGCCTGGTGGCGGATCTCGGTCTATCGCGTTGGTTGGTTCCGCTGGATGACAACTGGCCGGCGGCAATGACGGAAAAAGTCGAACAATTGTTAGCCGACCCCGACCCCTTCGCCGGGGCTACGGACTTGGAAGCCCTGCGCGAGCGCGCCCGTGCCGGCATTATCGCGGCGTTGGCGACCCTTCCTGATTGA
- a CDS encoding ParA family protein — MRKIAFVNEKGGSCKTTFAVNISSYLARRGDKVCLIDMDPQGQVGKSLGFDVVAIQPSIFDVLTNPDVAARDAVFSTSDENLNVIVANKSLVDFTVLTANDEDRVFKLKNKLDRLRGYDWIVIDSPPSLGLLTLNIMMAVKEIVIPVSLTYLALDGASEILETVENVRRTYKKRDLKISMVVPTLYRRTRLADAILGKLREFFGESLAKSVIGYNVAIDEAQSMGQTIWDYAPRSRGAEMLSALAEEIIAVDD, encoded by the coding sequence ATGCGGAAAATCGCTTTCGTCAACGAAAAGGGCGGCAGTTGCAAGACGACGTTCGCCGTGAACATCTCCTCGTACCTGGCGCGGCGCGGCGACAAGGTCTGCTTGATCGACATGGACCCGCAGGGGCAAGTGGGCAAGTCCCTGGGCTTCGATGTGGTGGCGATTCAACCGAGCATATTCGATGTGTTGACCAATCCGGATGTCGCGGCCCGCGACGCCGTATTTTCGACCTCCGATGAAAACCTGAACGTGATCGTCGCCAACAAGTCGCTGGTGGATTTCACCGTGCTGACCGCGAACGACGAAGACCGCGTGTTCAAGTTGAAGAACAAGCTCGACCGCCTGCGGGGTTACGATTGGATCGTCATCGACAGCCCGCCGTCGTTGGGTTTACTGACGCTCAACATCATGATGGCGGTTAAGGAAATCGTCATTCCGGTGAGTCTTACGTACCTGGCGCTGGACGGCGCGAGCGAGATTCTGGAGACCGTCGAGAACGTTCGCCGAACGTACAAGAAGCGCGATTTGAAAATCTCGATGGTCGTGCCGACCTTGTATCGCCGCACCCGCCTCGCCGACGCGATTTTGGGCAAGCTGCGGGAGTTCTTCGGCGAAAGCCTGGCGAAGTCGGTCATCGGGTACAACGTGGCGATCGACGAAGCGCAAAGCATGGGCCAGACCATCTGGGATTACGCGCCCCGCAGCCGCGGCGCCGAAATGCTCTCGGCCTTAGCCGAAGAAATTATCGCCGTCGACGACTGA
- a CDS encoding SUMF1/EgtB/PvdO family nonheme iron enzyme, with protein sequence MDVKVAPGARLLTPAVNAKLTAMMNPPRYWLRLALGLLCLTGLVACDKNPTAPPPESTTSPQSTPAAPNAGDLDPVRSVYAYGFDEAPDARWQKELVDHLQTNIRWNLSSHRADLRDMVRLPSITVPLGTSGVALRDDQHLPAGTHRVPAFYLDRYETSNAQYNECVAAKQCLPIEKMPIIRDHWLPDHPALLSYKQAERYCLWRGKRLPGEFEWERAARGAQGATYPWGEEPPTGKRANLCGAQCEMDWATADWNDGYPYSAPVTALAAGDTASGLRHMCGNVKEWVTTAESLPAHHYVARGSSWYSGLAEAPSYYRQIWHAGVRLDDKGVRCAVTAR encoded by the coding sequence ATGGATGTCAAGGTTGCGCCCGGCGCCCGATTGTTGACACCGGCGGTTAACGCTAAGTTGACGGCCATGATGAACCCTCCGCGTTACTGGTTGCGACTGGCGCTCGGCCTGCTTTGCCTGACCGGTCTGGTCGCGTGCGATAAGAATCCGACCGCGCCGCCGCCTGAGTCGACAACGTCGCCGCAATCCACACCGGCCGCCCCCAACGCGGGCGACCTGGACCCCGTGCGCTCCGTGTACGCCTACGGCTTCGATGAGGCGCCCGACGCGCGCTGGCAAAAAGAACTGGTCGACCACCTGCAAACCAACATCCGCTGGAACCTTTCGTCCCACCGCGCCGACTTGCGCGACATGGTCCGTTTGCCGAGCATCACGGTGCCTCTGGGCACCTCCGGGGTCGCGTTGCGTGACGACCAGCACCTGCCCGCCGGGACCCATCGCGTGCCCGCGTTCTATCTCGATCGCTACGAAACCAGCAACGCGCAATACAACGAATGCGTAGCCGCGAAGCAATGCCTCCCCATCGAAAAGATGCCCATCATCCGCGATCACTGGCTGCCCGATCACCCGGCGCTTCTTTCTTACAAGCAGGCCGAACGCTACTGCCTGTGGCGCGGCAAACGACTGCCCGGCGAGTTCGAATGGGAACGCGCCGCCCGCGGGGCACAAGGCGCAACCTACCCCTGGGGCGAAGAGCCGCCGACCGGGAAACGCGCCAACTTATGCGGCGCGCAGTGTGAGATGGATTGGGCCACCGCCGATTGGAATGACGGCTACCCCTATTCCGCGCCGGTCACCGCCCTCGCGGCGGGCGACACGGCCTCGGGTCTGCGTCACATGTGCGGAAACGTGAAGGAGTGGGTGACCACCGCGGAATCTTTACCCGCTCACCATTACGTGGCACGCGGCTCGTCGTGGTATTCGGGCCTCGCCGAAGCGCCGTCCTACTACCGGCAAATCTGGCACGCCGGCGTACGCCTGGACGACAAGGGCGTTCGCTGCGCCGTCACGGCGCGGTAA
- a CDS encoding penicillin-binding transpeptidase domain-containing protein: MRRLIPVLLLWLLPSMAAAAGPAQAVWLFDAESGLLLRTEHAGSPADQAALARVGPGSTLKPFLLLAALQGGLNARQTVLCPSRPIAAPPETRCWLAAGHGATDLRRGVAHSCSTYARHACRHVDADRYRRLLSEAGFHDLPDAANFRAMGCEGWMGAQPGIAATAAELAQAYRWLWKELRGRKGAGPAALRAGLTEACLTGTAAGVRRGRALLSVAGKTGTSAGPSGRQVGVFVGLTPVEKPRRIIVVMMLDGDGATAAELAGRVLAKQSFTAP, from the coding sequence TTGAGACGATTGATCCCGGTGTTGCTCCTGTGGCTGCTGCCGAGTATGGCGGCGGCGGCAGGCCCGGCGCAGGCGGTGTGGTTGTTCGACGCCGAAAGCGGCTTGCTGCTGCGAACCGAGCACGCGGGCTCCCCGGCGGATCAGGCCGCATTGGCGCGAGTCGGCCCCGGCTCGACACTAAAACCCTTCTTGTTGTTGGCGGCTCTGCAAGGCGGTTTGAACGCCCGGCAGACCGTCCTTTGCCCGTCCCGACCCATCGCTGCGCCGCCGGAAACGCGGTGTTGGCTCGCGGCGGGGCATGGCGCGACGGACCTGCGGCGCGGGGTGGCGCACTCCTGCTCGACCTATGCGCGGCACGCTTGCCGGCACGTGGACGCCGACCGCTATCGCCGGTTGCTTAGCGAGGCCGGATTTCACGACCTGCCGGACGCGGCGAATTTTCGCGCGATGGGTTGCGAGGGTTGGATGGGCGCGCAGCCGGGCATCGCGGCGACCGCGGCGGAACTGGCGCAGGCGTACCGTTGGCTGTGGAAGGAATTGCGCGGCCGAAAAGGCGCGGGCCCGGCGGCTTTGCGGGCCGGACTGACCGAAGCGTGCTTGACCGGAACCGCGGCGGGCGTGCGCCGGGGCCGGGCGCTGCTTTCGGTGGCGGGCAAGACCGGCACGAGCGCCGGGCCGAGCGGTCGGCAGGTCGGGGTTTTTGTCGGTTTGACGCCGGTGGAGAAGCCGAGGCGGATCATCGTGGTGATGATGCTCGATGGTGACGGCGCCACGGCGGCGGAACTGGCCGGACGCGTTTTGGCGAAGCAGAGTTTTACCGCGCCGTGA
- a CDS encoding VIT domain-containing protein: MRAWTWALVLVLAWGGFAAADTGVLTPYIGSQEQPADSLSLDHMEIHLRVDHGMTHVEILHVYQSHASRMLEGRFRMVIPEQADIDGFAVWDDLTRIPGVIMEKAEARRLFEEIVRRQIDPGLMETGDEPTVVNEFTARVAPIAPYGGKRLEMSYRWPTPIERGMLDIVLPLRPGAGGAQRVGRLVIDIEIEELDDLPIESVAFHGAELRPEIFKRGENSFTAHYEGTDVELSEDLSFTVELKMPDTSLNVIAYRDVEHVDWSINPGSGGHFRDAEGYYLARVLFAPRESKAVGRRNVLFVVDGSLSMLGDKLQRTVEMIQTLTAQLAPGDRIAMLYANTETRRDSGPPTAADAATRAKLDDFLRNQNLAGGLDLGATLTRAGELLPAEGENIVVLFSDGHPTAGLLRYHDIVQAVKASPLTERGARLFAVGVGNDANRTLLTDLAAAVDGHYTWCADTADAQALAETVAGRMSAMVMRDIQVSFGDADNLLDSYPERPPATFAGSETAIVGRYRRPGSDTVTLQYRPEDGPPVTRTFVVELPEKDTAHDGIRRRWAKARVDFLLGLIRRDGEKREWVDEIIALSKRFTFVTPYTSFIAAPRALLRPRVIRPGDPILRVQTDQPVAGVSAVFPWGVVAPLTYLPDEDVWQVRFLAPAGFPDGAYDCQLVLSDYQGRQFVEPKSFVLDGKAPIVKRAGSWRLVAGGNARIAVYADSDTRTLAARLPFSAATSLRWDGEAKANVGYLDIPAGAPPGPTVLEIYAEDTAHNVSRTAIDVEVIHE; this comes from the coding sequence ATGCGAGCGTGGACATGGGCTTTGGTTTTAGTGTTGGCCTGGGGCGGATTCGCCGCCGCGGATACCGGCGTACTCACGCCGTACATCGGCTCGCAAGAGCAGCCGGCCGACAGCCTTTCGTTGGACCACATGGAGATTCACCTGCGCGTCGACCACGGCATGACACACGTGGAGATCCTGCACGTCTACCAAAGCCATGCGTCGCGGATGTTGGAAGGCCGCTTTCGCATGGTCATTCCCGAGCAGGCCGACATCGACGGTTTCGCCGTGTGGGACGACCTGACCCGCATTCCCGGCGTGATCATGGAAAAGGCCGAGGCGCGGCGGCTGTTCGAGGAAATCGTGCGGCGGCAAATCGATCCCGGCCTCATGGAGACCGGCGACGAGCCCACCGTCGTCAACGAGTTTACCGCGCGTGTCGCGCCGATCGCGCCTTACGGCGGCAAACGCCTCGAAATGAGCTACCGCTGGCCCACGCCGATCGAGCGCGGCATGTTGGACATCGTGCTCCCGTTGCGCCCCGGCGCGGGCGGCGCCCAGCGGGTGGGGCGTTTGGTCATCGACATCGAAATCGAAGAGCTCGACGACCTGCCCATCGAGAGTGTGGCGTTTCACGGGGCCGAACTGCGGCCGGAAATCTTCAAGCGGGGCGAAAACTCGTTCACGGCGCACTATGAAGGCACGGACGTCGAGCTGAGCGAGGACCTGTCCTTCACCGTCGAGCTCAAGATGCCCGACACGTCGCTTAACGTGATCGCCTACCGCGATGTCGAGCACGTGGATTGGAGCATCAACCCCGGCAGCGGCGGGCATTTTCGCGACGCCGAAGGGTATTACCTGGCGCGCGTGTTGTTCGCCCCGCGCGAATCCAAAGCGGTGGGGCGGCGCAACGTGCTGTTCGTGGTCGACGGCAGCCTGTCCATGCTCGGCGATAAATTGCAGCGCACGGTCGAAATGATTCAAACCCTTACCGCGCAACTGGCGCCGGGCGACCGCATTGCCATGCTGTATGCCAACACGGAAACGCGGCGCGACAGCGGACCGCCGACCGCCGCCGATGCTGCGACGCGCGCGAAGCTGGACGACTTTTTGCGGAACCAAAACCTAGCCGGTGGGTTGGATCTGGGCGCGACGCTGACCCGTGCGGGCGAACTGCTGCCCGCTGAGGGTGAAAACATCGTCGTGTTGTTTTCCGACGGTCATCCGACGGCCGGGCTTCTGCGCTACCACGACATCGTGCAGGCGGTGAAAGCTTCGCCGCTAACCGAACGCGGAGCGCGGCTGTTTGCCGTGGGTGTGGGCAACGACGCCAATCGCACGCTGCTGACCGACTTGGCGGCGGCGGTTGACGGTCACTACACCTGGTGCGCCGACACGGCCGATGCGCAGGCGTTGGCCGAGACGGTCGCCGGTCGCATGTCGGCGATGGTGATGCGCGATATCCAGGTGAGCTTCGGCGATGCGGATAACCTCTTGGACTCCTACCCCGAGCGGCCGCCGGCAACTTTCGCGGGCAGTGAAACCGCGATCGTGGGGCGTTATCGCCGGCCGGGGAGCGACACCGTGACGCTGCAGTATCGGCCGGAAGACGGCCCGCCGGTGACGCGCACGTTTGTCGTGGAGTTGCCGGAAAAGGACACGGCCCACGACGGCATCCGACGCCGCTGGGCCAAGGCGCGTGTCGACTTCCTGCTCGGGCTGATCCGCCGCGACGGGGAAAAGCGGGAATGGGTGGACGAAATTATCGCGCTGTCCAAACGCTTCACCTTCGTGACGCCATACACGAGCTTTATCGCCGCGCCGCGCGCCTTGCTGCGGCCGCGCGTGATTCGCCCCGGCGACCCGATCCTGCGCGTGCAGACCGACCAGCCCGTGGCCGGGGTCTCCGCCGTGTTCCCGTGGGGCGTGGTCGCGCCGCTGACCTATTTGCCCGACGAGGACGTGTGGCAGGTTCGCTTCCTGGCCCCGGCGGGCTTCCCGGATGGGGCCTACGACTGCCAACTGGTGCTCAGCGACTACCAGGGTCGGCAATTCGTGGAGCCGAAAAGCTTTGTGCTCGACGGCAAAGCGCCGATCGTGAAGCGGGCCGGTTCGTGGCGACTGGTGGCCGGCGGCAACGCGCGCATCGCCGTGTATGCCGACTCCGATACGCGCACGCTGGCGGCGCGGTTGCCGTTTTCGGCCGCGACGTCGCTGCGTTGGGACGGTGAGGCCAAGGCGAATGTGGGGTATCTGGACATACCGGCGGGCGCTCCGCCGGGGCCGACGGTTCTGGAAATCTACGCGGAGGATACGGCCCACAACGTCAGCCGAACGGCGATCGATGTGGAGGTGATCCATGAATAA